The following proteins are co-located in the Streptomyces sp. NBC_01198 genome:
- a CDS encoding PPA1309 family protein, with the protein MSNIATDGTPLAANPLTRAVLEIDEYAAGLGWDQPARLFALVDTAQLRTQEPGLAEQLGLGEQNAAGALTPIEQDELPSGTALDEFLATIAWPEVIAGCALTVERLMLPPSAEAAIPDDLDDAALASWVAAHPERQEVRMTVAVLRDGARESAVRLRAKDTASEVLTGATLVPGLAEALTATFEA; encoded by the coding sequence ATGTCCAACATTGCGACCGATGGAACACCCCTCGCGGCGAACCCGCTGACGCGTGCCGTACTGGAGATCGACGAATACGCGGCCGGTCTCGGCTGGGACCAGCCCGCACGGCTGTTCGCCCTCGTCGACACCGCCCAGCTGCGCACCCAGGAGCCGGGGCTGGCCGAACAGCTCGGGCTCGGCGAGCAGAACGCGGCGGGCGCCCTGACCCCGATCGAGCAGGACGAGCTGCCGTCGGGCACCGCGCTCGACGAGTTCCTGGCCACCATCGCGTGGCCCGAGGTGATCGCCGGCTGCGCGCTGACCGTTGAACGGCTGATGCTGCCGCCGTCCGCCGAGGCGGCGATCCCCGACGACCTGGACGACGCCGCGCTGGCGTCCTGGGTGGCCGCGCATCCGGAGCGGCAGGAGGTGCGGATGACGGTGGCGGTGCTGCGCGACGGCGCCCGGGAGTCCGCGGTGCGGCTGCGGGCGAAGGACACCGCGTCCGAGGTGCTGACCGGCGCGACCCTGGTGCCGGGCCTCGCCGAGGCGCTGACGGCCACCTTCGAGGCCTAG